In one Cyclopterus lumpus isolate fCycLum1 chromosome 24, fCycLum1.pri, whole genome shotgun sequence genomic region, the following are encoded:
- the tmem121ab gene encoding LOW QUALITY PROTEIN: transmembrane protein 121Ab (The sequence of the model RefSeq protein was modified relative to this genomic sequence to represent the inferred CDS: inserted 1 base in 1 codon; deleted 1 base in 1 codon) gives MVLPPPDKRHVCLTTIVIMTSMAFMDAYLVEQNQGPRKIGVCIIVLVGDVCFLIVLRYVAVWVGAEVRTARRGYAMILWFLYIFVLEIKLYFVFQNCKADRKSLETVARKALTLLLSVCVPGLYLVLVALDSMEYVRTFRKKEDMRSRLFWVALDLLDLLDIQANLWEPQHTGLPIWAEGLMFFYCYILLLILPCVSLSEISMXGEHMSPQKMMLYPVLSLVTINVVTILIRGVNMVLFQDSRVSTIFVGKNVVAIATKASTFLEYRRQVKEFPHPQNAMALELQQNSHTQPLPNATSLPHEPSPVQDVIDT, from the exons ATGGTGTTGCCACCCCCAGACAAACGCCACGTGTGCCTGACCACCATCGTCATCATGACCAGCATGGCCTTCATGGACGCCTACCTGGTGGAGCAGAACCAGGGTCCCAGAAAGATTGGTGTGTGTATTATAGTGTTGGTAGGGGATGTATGCTTCCTCATAGTGCTGCGATATGTGGCAGTGTGGGTCGGTGCCGAGGTGCGCACCGCCCGGCGAGGATACGCCATGATCCTCTGGTTTCTATACATCTTTGTCCTGGAGATCAAGCTCTACTTCGTCTTCCAGAATTGCAAGGCAGACAGGAAGAGTCTGGAGACGGTGGCCCGGAAGGCTTTGACGTTGTTATTATCTGTATGTGTACCAGGCTTATACTTGGTTCTAGTGGCTCTGGATAGTATGGAATATGTGAGAACTTTCCGGAAgaaggaggacatgaggagtcGTCTATTCTGGGTGGCTCTGGACCTGCTGGACCTGCTGGATATCCAAGCCAACCTGTGGGAGCCCCAGCACACAGGCCTGCCCATCTGGGCCGAGGGCCTGATGTTC TTCTACTGCTACATCCTGCTGCTCATCCTGCCCTGCGTGTCGCTCAGTGAAATCAGCA CAGGGGAGCACATGTCGCCCCAGAAGATGATGCTGTACCCAGTTCTGAGCTTGGTCACCATAAACGTGGTAACCATCCTCATACGAGGTGTCAACATGGTGCTGTTTCAGGACAGCCGTGTTTCTACCATCTTTGTTGGAAAGAACGTGGTTGCGATCGCCACCAAGGCGTCCACCTTCCTGGAGTACCGCAGACAGGTGAAGGAGTTCCCCCACCCGCAGAACGCCATGGCACTAGAGCTGCAGCAGAACAGCCACACGCAGCCACTGCCCAACGCCACTAGTTTACCACATGAACCTTCGCCGGTACAGGATGTCATTGACACATGA